The following are from one region of the Paraglaciecola sp. L1A13 genome:
- a CDS encoding HAMP domain-containing sensor histidine kinase, with amino-acid sequence MRSIRRQLTLTLIALLILISFSAALQGYRSSMLKSSELFDAELIALANSFTHVALLQTSQQFDSGENIALQLWKKDTLFVSSLNTPKRKIGKFSTGFSDNNFAGKRWRVYSHLSQKAQIWIMVAQPLQGRFELADKMIIAAMAPIILTIPFLALIIYFAVSHGLKPLRSLSEALRRRSPRNFEPLNIDAPATELAPMITTLNSLLGRLQAAFEREQQFASNAAHELRTPLSVLKINLHNLRKDTVSDSNIQRIDKLHQDTDRMIHAINQILLLSRTNPEYFEANSRQVDVYEIAQSVISDMYASIDNKQQTIELIGKPQVILSSEFALLTLFQNLIGNAHKYAPQEGHIQVHVHQDASDVVIQVDDSGSGLNDDEYAKVLERFYRSSKHIEQKGQGIGLGLAIVKQIVDLHAGRIRLHRSTLGGLSVQVHLPLSRKREVNIA; translated from the coding sequence ATGCGCTCAATTCGTCGCCAGTTAACCTTAACGCTCATCGCATTGCTCATACTTATCAGCTTTAGCGCTGCACTGCAGGGTTATCGTTCTAGCATGCTCAAATCTTCAGAGCTGTTTGACGCCGAACTTATCGCATTAGCCAATAGCTTTACGCATGTGGCGTTACTGCAAACGTCGCAACAGTTCGATAGTGGCGAAAATATCGCATTACAATTATGGAAAAAAGACACGCTCTTCGTCAGCTCTTTAAACACACCTAAGCGAAAAATAGGTAAATTTTCCACTGGTTTCTCCGATAATAACTTTGCCGGTAAACGTTGGCGTGTGTACTCGCACTTATCGCAAAAAGCCCAGATATGGATCATGGTCGCGCAGCCATTACAGGGTCGCTTCGAACTAGCTGATAAAATGATTATTGCGGCTATGGCGCCGATTATTTTAACGATCCCCTTCCTAGCCTTAATCATATACTTTGCAGTTAGCCACGGATTAAAACCTTTACGCTCTCTATCTGAGGCCTTGCGGCGACGCTCTCCAAGAAACTTTGAGCCTCTAAATATAGACGCACCAGCGACTGAGCTCGCACCTATGATTACTACGCTTAATTCACTACTTGGTCGCTTACAAGCCGCCTTTGAGCGTGAACAACAATTTGCATCGAATGCTGCCCACGAGTTACGCACGCCATTAAGTGTATTAAAAATTAACTTACATAATTTACGTAAAGATACCGTTAGCGACAGCAATATCCAACGTATCGATAAACTACATCAAGACACAGATCGCATGATACATGCGATCAATCAGATATTATTATTGAGCCGCACTAATCCAGAGTACTTCGAGGCCAATAGTCGTCAGGTCGATGTGTACGAAATTGCGCAAAGTGTCATTTCAGATATGTACGCCAGTATCGACAACAAGCAGCAAACCATTGAGTTAATAGGTAAACCACAGGTTATTTTAAGCAGTGAGTTTGCTCTTTTAACATTGTTTCAAAACTTAATTGGTAACGCCCATAAATACGCTCCACAAGAAGGCCATATTCAAGTTCACGTGCACCAAGATGCTAGCGACGTAGTCATCCAAGTAGATGATTCAGGCTCCGGCTTAAACGACGATGAATACGCCAAAGTGTTAGAGCGTTTTTATCGCTCCAGTAAACATATAGAGCAAAAAGGACAAGGCATCGGGTTAGGCTTAGCGATTGTAAAACAAATCGTCGATTTGCATGCAGGTAGAATACGCTTGCATCGCTCCACGTTAGGCGGGTTATCGGTACAAGTTCATTTACCTCTAAGTAGAAAGCGCGAGGTGAACATTGCATAA
- a CDS encoding high-affinity iron transporter, with amino-acid sequence MLINTVVLFLRDALPIFVLLSMLRVYADIDWRHLLCGLAMGVFLSTIVVVNQHTVSQWYQGAGYEILKCATLIAAYLLAARLVITKGTRLGLFATIIVAIFVVPRSADFSVFVVGFWFQEDALSPILFGTTLGLGICISVAILVDVIFSSLNKRSITRCAFTLFIAGQVANVVLLLQQIDWLADPGPLWNINNVIADESEYGHLLKVLIGYEAAPSSFYLSTLLIALLLPLIIRSVVLSRQRAPHSTSEYQV; translated from the coding sequence ATGTTAATTAATACTGTGGTGCTTTTTTTACGCGACGCACTACCCATTTTTGTACTGTTGAGCATGCTGCGTGTCTATGCAGACATTGATTGGCGCCATTTATTATGCGGCTTGGCTATGGGGGTATTTTTGTCCACCATTGTGGTGGTCAATCAACATACCGTTAGCCAGTGGTATCAAGGGGCGGGTTACGAGATATTAAAGTGTGCCACGCTTATAGCCGCATACCTACTAGCTGCGCGACTGGTCATCACGAAGGGCACGCGTTTGGGTTTATTTGCAACCATTATAGTAGCGATTTTTGTGGTCCCCAGAAGTGCTGATTTCTCGGTATTTGTTGTCGGATTTTGGTTTCAAGAAGATGCTCTGTCGCCCATATTATTTGGTACCACCTTGGGCTTAGGTATCTGTATTAGCGTTGCCATATTAGTGGATGTGATATTCAGTAGTCTCAATAAACGAAGTATTACCCGTTGCGCATTTACCTTATTTATAGCAGGCCAAGTGGCAAACGTTGTTTTGTTGCTACAACAGATCGACTGGTTAGCTGACCCAGGGCCACTGTGGAATATAAACAATGTCATTGCAGATGAAAGTGAATACGGTCATCTACTGAAGGTACTTATCGGCTATGAAGCCGCACCAAGCAGCTTTTACTTATCAACATTGCTAATCGCTCTACTTTTACCATTAATCATCCGCAGCGTTGTGTTATCTAGACAACGCGCACCTCATTCAACATCGGAGTATCAAGTATGA
- a CDS encoding cupredoxin domain-containing protein, with protein MHKYLLTFSLLVLVHSAPAMAMPEMVITIRDHLFYPSEVIVPAGKKVKLIFINQDNTPEELDSFELNREKVVFGNAKANVFIGPLDEGEYHFFGEFHPSSAVGKVIVVSPEVFNDVN; from the coding sequence TTGCATAAGTATTTACTGACTTTTTCTTTATTGGTGCTTGTGCACAGTGCTCCGGCAATGGCGATGCCTGAAATGGTGATTACTATTCGTGACCACTTGTTTTATCCATCTGAAGTGATTGTGCCAGCAGGTAAAAAGGTCAAACTGATTTTCATCAATCAAGACAACACTCCAGAAGAGCTCGATAGCTTTGAATTGAATCGCGAGAAGGTGGTTTTTGGCAACGCCAAAGCCAATGTTTTTATTGGTCCTCTGGACGAGGGCGAATACCATTTTTTCGGTGAATTCCATCCTTCCAGTGCTGTGGGCAAAGTTATAGTTGTATCTCCTGAGGTATTTAACGATGTTAATTAA